The Phoenix dactylifera cultivar Barhee BC4 unplaced genomic scaffold, palm_55x_up_171113_PBpolish2nd_filt_p 000900F, whole genome shotgun sequence genomic sequence CTCCTCATTCTCTCACAACTTGCAGCATTATGACTCCCACACATAATCTCCCAATCAGAAATCTGGTAGATAATCTTCTGAAGTGTGCTTCATAATTGCATGCCTTCTTTCAGAAAAATTTGATGGTTCCCTTCTTTCCAAAGACTCCAGCAAACTGCAAGTATTAGCCGATCCCATCCTTCTCTAATCTCTTTCTTCTCATAGCAGACTAACGCAAATTAGTACTCATTTTTGTTCATCAGAGCACATTTCTTATTTTAAATCTCTATCTCTGAAGCCTGGCCTTACTAACTGTCTTGTGATGAACAAATTACATATTCAACCAGAGGTCATAACATCTGCCGAGTTTCATCCAGATTACTGTAATCTCTTAGCTTACAGCAGTTCAAGAGGTTTTATCCGATTGGTTGACATGCGTCAATCGGCACTATGTGACCAGAATGCAAAAATGTGAGTCTTTCGCGCCTATACATCATATATTTTGACAGTGTTCCAATCATTTTTGTGTTGCAGGTGGTATCTATTTCATGCTAAGTTTGCTAACTTGAAATTGCTACTTCAGATTACTAGATCATGAAGCTCGTGGATCTAGATCCTTCTTCACCGAGATAATTGCTTCAATTTCTGATATAAAGTTTGCAAAAGATGGAAGACATATTTTAAGTCGGGACTACATGAATCTAAAGGTTCTCTAGCCTTTCATTCTTGGTCATGAGAACAATGTCTAGTATCCTAAATAATTTGTCTATTTAATTTAGAACATGCATCTCTAATGAGCCATCTAGCATGTTATTATGCCATGTGCCTAGCCCAACTTGTGTACATGTGACTGCCTCTACCATTATGGGGCTTTTTGGTCATCCAACGACTAAAAGGGGGATGCCCTAGTATGAACAAAGAAATAATGAACTTATTAAATTTATGAAGTTCATTTTTTGgggttatattatatttttagtttatttttcaTCATCTTATGTTTTATGTAGTGGGTGCTAATTTTGTAAGGGTTTGTTATCATTTTGGGAGCTTGCACATGTGTTAATCACTTATATATACATCAGCCCACTTCCTTTCGATACAATCCACTTTGTAATTTGAGCCATAAGATTTCCCACCATAATTTATAATAAGCCAATGTCCTTTCATCTTTCTAGATTCATCCTTTTATTTTCCTAGACACTTCATGATAGCTCTTTGCATTTCCATATACTACTATAAATTTGTGTCAGTGTGCAATCTTGTATGTGCTAGAGTttagggcatgtttggttggaggGAGTTGGGCTCTGGAATGGGAATGAGTGACTCCCATTCTAGCCGTTTGGTTAGGGAGAGTCTCATTTTCATTTCAATTTTGGGGGGCATGAGAATGCCCCAATTACCCAAAACCCAATCTCGCCTTTCTCCTAATATTCAAATTCCATTCcgattttgattttgattccaGTTACAAATCAAACACGTCGGAGAATATAGCCATTCtgattttcattccaatccattttaaTTCTGATTTCAATTCCAATTTCGGTCACAAACCAAACACACCCTTAGTATAAGAACCTCTTGTATATATTTGTCTTGTGAATCTTGTcacttagattttttttgttccaaaatatattaatgaaacattaagaagCTTTTCTCTTTGCCCCCAAAtttgtaattattctttttcTACTTTCGATTGGAGTTGGGCTAGTGGACTTTGTGTTCGCTATTTGAGGAGGGGACTTTCGAGCTTGTTGGTGATCGTCCTTTTTCACGGAAGCTCATCTAACAATttaactcttttcttttctttttttgtcctttcttcttttcaatcttatttcttcttcttctttccttttttataCTAGTTATGTACTTTTTTTGAGGCAGAATTATGTTTTTCGCTGCTAGATCTGCATTCTAGAGGTTGATCTACAAGAGAGATATTCTATACCTGAATTCTTGAAACCTTACATTATTTAGATTATGCCATGACCACTGATTGTAATGAGTCCAAGGTTCGCCGAACCAGTACCAGAGTTTGGACCAGTCGACGACTGGTTCGATACAGTATGAGTCTGTACTGTGCCATTCTAGGACATATTGAGaacagggagagggagggaggggggagaaaagaagagaggaagagaggaggaggaaggggtggGTCGAGGGTTAAACCCTAAACCTAACCCTAGCAGAgcgaaagagggagagggagggaggagggaggaagggggagagccGAGGGAAACCATAATTCTAACCCTAGTGGAGAGTGAGAGAAAGAGGGGGGGTTATAATTGTACTggtgggttgggggggggggggggttggccTTTCTCCGAGCTCTCAAAATGAATCGTTTTGGTTCCTCCTCAGTTTGGTGCATCTCAAACCAGGCTGTTTGGGGTAGTACAGCCAAACATGATAATGACCATTGCTGTCCAAAGTAAACATTTTGGTTGGATGATTAATGGGATAGTGTACTGTATAGGCAGATTGATGGATGGACTTGGATGGCAAAGATCCATCCTGATTGATTGAAATCATAGTATAACATGAATTATTGTAATATGTAGGACTCTCATCTCGAGATATGTTTTATTTGTAATAGCACTATGTTCTCGTCATCCAAAACTCTCAAAATACTGAAATTGAGTATCCCTAAGAGAATTGAGTGCTTGTCTTCCATTGTGGCGATGATGCACATGTCTTAATCTTAAATGATGCTTAGTTACACAAATTGTTAAAAGTGAAAGTTCTACAGCATTTTTGGAGGACAATAGGAAATcaattattgtttttaagtttgtTCAATATCATAACTAAGATTCAAGGGAGTTTCAAGCAAATAATTCAAAGCATACAAGGAATAAAGTGCTTCACATGCAGATACATGAttaataatgaaaaaaaagaatatcaaACAAActgtttttaaaaaatgaaacaaaCGAGAAATAGTATGTATTCAATTTATTCTACTATATAATGTCAACTCCTGCGATATGTCTGTGTGTGGGGCTTGTTTGGCCGTCCATATTTTCCAATAGTTCTTTTTCCCCTCTTGTGCATTTTCTCTCCCCCTAGCCCCAATTTTACTCTCCAACCAAAAGATCAAAGATTCAAGCCCCTCTTctagcatttatttatttatattaaaattaaaaaaataaagattcgAGTCATTTtagcatttttttaatttattatatataattaaaaaataaaattatgctgCATGTCACATTCTAGTACAGAAATAATTGCAAGAAAAAGCTAATAGAGAAAATGACATTTATTATAAGAAAATACAAGAAAGATAATTATATGGCTCGAAAATATGAATAAGGACTAAGAAAAGGGCTTACATGATAGCTTAAGTATGCGATTGATCATACCGAACatcaatagaaaaaaatataaatgcaaaagaaaaataggaatcCTCTTTTCGACTCTAACTCTCCACTTCAGtccttgcttttctttttgttactTTAATACTAGTTGTTTCAGCTTCAGCCATGCGGATTTTcaatatttctttttatttctcatCAAACGAATGACATCTTCttctattcatattttttttggcttgcatgatatataaaattcttaaaaatttcTTGTAATTCCTATCAATTTCTATGTATCCGCTTTCCTTGTATGTATTTGTTGTAATCTAAATACTAAACATTAGTTTTAATTCActccattttttttaatcaaaagaaTCACATTATTTATTCACTGTGTAGTTGCTCCtacatgctttgaaattttttcttGAGACTCTCTTGCTTCTTTACATAATATTAGATAATCTTGTTCAAGATATGCAATGTTTACAAAGACCAACTCTGTAACAACCATGCATGAAAATCTAGCCAAGGCTCAATCGTGGAAACTTATGTAGGAAGTTGTAACAACTTGCATGCAGACATGCCCAGGGTCTGCTATACTGACTTGTACTATCCTGCACCGATAAGGTACTAGTACTCGAGGTTCAGTTTAGTATATGAGTCGAACTGTCGAACCGAATCGTACATGTTCGAATCAAGAGGAATCACCACTTACTGGTACCAATCCATACCACCCGGTCCTACGTGGTACCATGGTTGGGAGAGAAAAAAAGTTGGGAGTTTGTCTTAATACAGGGGTATATAATACCATGCTGACCATATAACACTAAGTCGGTAACGTACCGATGCGGTTCCAAGTCCAGATTGTATACCTTGGACATGACACTATCATGTAatatgattcttgtttgttcgAAATCTATTATTAAGCTTTCTGTTTTGCACCTCCTTGAGTCAAATTAACCTTAGTAGAAGCCTTTTCTATGGTCATTACCCTTCTCTCGTACTACTTCTGGAATTAATTTTTATGACACATGCTACCAATAATAACTAGAACTCTATGAATAACTTGAACTATGCATTTCATTTCTTGATGACCAAGAAGACACCACAAACACATGAGAATTAGTTTCAAGGTTCATGGCTATTTAAATGACATTAAGTTTTCATAGAACGCCATTAGGACATGAGCTTTTAGAATAACTATCCGCCCTCCACCCGACCCACCTAccacccttttttttctttgtcccAGCAACATATTAACATTATTTTACATGATAATTTCTCACCAAAAATCCCATGCACTATGGATTTCATTTgtttccttttgaaattattctaactTTGATATCTTGTGCTTTGTATATGCTTTTTACATTAGTTTGGTCTTACCCCcaacccatttttttttttacacatgCATGCCAAGGTGTGTGTTATTACCGCTGATATCTTGCTTTAATTTGGTGGTTTAATATAATTGCTAGTGGAGGGCAGGCCTTGGCGCAATAGCaaggttgcttcattgtgacctAGATGTTATTGGTTCCAAATATGGAAACAGCCTCTTTGCACACGGGGGTAGACTGCGTACATTTTACCCTCCTTAGATCCTGCAGTGGCGGGAGCCTTatacacttggatgctctttttattataattgttagTGCATAAATATATGTCATCAATGAAATTGtaaactaaaatgttcctattaacTTGGTTATCTTTTCTACTATATGCAGTTGTGGGACTTGCACATGGAAAGCTCTCCTATTGCAATTTTTAAGATAAATGAGTATCTTCGCCCCAAGGTACTTCAATTTCTTCTTCGCGGCTTGTATGGTCAAGGTGCCCTaccttttgaaaaatatgtcTGTTTGTTTGTGTATGTACCTGCATGCATGCTCGTGCATGCTTGCTCATGCATGTGTTTATAAGCTAGCATGCACGCATGTGTATTTGTGTATAAGGACATGACCTTGATTGCAATCTATTGTAAATTTTTCATTACTGATGCAAGATGTGCCACCTTGGTGAGAGTTTGTAAGTTGTTGTTTAGATGTTGATGCGGATACTTGATCATTTTGTGAAGGAATTCGGTGCTTAAACTCTCTCTGTGTTAACTCTTTATTTGATTTTCAATGAATGGCTTGCTTCTTATAGAAAAAGTATCATTTAGAGTAAAACATGGTGACTTAAATTTGATTGCTTTCTCCtgtttaattaagaaacatTTCGCAAGTAGGAGAAGGTATATATCATTCTCTTGGATCAATTCCTTCATATTACATATATCAACCTTTTTGCATTTGAgatcaaaaatattatttatgtttGATATTAGAGCAAACACAGAAAGGATGACAGACACCAAGGTGAATGAGAAGCAAGGTCGCTACAAAAGTACCTTTCTTAGGGGATCCTTATGATGAAAGGCATCCTTCACATGAAGCTATTGTGAAACCACTGCCTAATGACAATTTTTGGCTACACCACACTTACCTTCACAACCAGAACGAACTGTGATTTATTATCAACGTTGTGTTTCTGTTGAAGTTGCGAGTCAGTAATCAAGTTGTAACATGCAATCTAACCatctgaattgaatttttatctTGTAAATCCACTTTCTAGAAAATGTGGGTCTTTCATATGAGAAGAGGAACTAGATCCTGAATTTGCATGAGTGCAGATACATGAGCTTCATAGCCATAGTGTTTTGCCACTAACACCAGAAACGTCTTGTATTTGTTGTATATTGGGGTTGGTTGGATTCAAGGGAATACTGAAATCTCAAGAGAATGCTTTAATGGCAGTGAACTAAGAACTGCAAATTTACCTTGTGATATGTGGCAATGCATGTAGGTTCGTGATGTTTAGAGATCCAGGCTATCAAGTTGGATCATTAGCTACTGGTAGATGGACATGCACATAGTACATGCATGGACACGATCAACCTAGTGCTTGAAAAGGACTTGAGTAGTGGGAGGCCAAATGAGAGTGAGACTATGAAGACAGCTTGAGGAGAGCAACTTAATTTAGTAAATGTCATATTTTTACACAGCTGgacatttaattatttttttaactattgTTATGTGGAAGTGTCCCCTTACTGTATATTGTACTGTTAGGAGTTGTGGACACTTTGGGACACTTGACCTCTTTGAGAAACCTGAGACCTGCATTCACTGCAGCTGATGTCTAAAGAATTTAAAAGATCTTAGCTCGTTCTAAATCTGTTTAGTTCGTTTTGTAGCTCCTGTAGCTAAGATCTGTCTTCACCCTCATCCAAATTTTACTGTCTCTAGAATACCATCAGATGATGCTGATCCCGGTCCTGATAACTCGTAAAAAAAATCTAGTATCCCTTTTGGGCTACACAGAGCTCAGAGGGTTGTTTTGGTATGTACCTCTGAAAATGCCTGCTTCTGATCATCTTGTTATTTCTGAACTAGGAAACATCCCATTCATAGACAATGAGCACTTTTCTTGGAAGACATGTTCTTGTTGCTCTTAATTATGCTCTCCATTTCCGGAGATCAAGAAACTGGCATTTGTAGTTAGTTTGTCGCATTTAGTGCTTACGAGGATCTGGAGAATCCACCGTGGTAATTGAGCAGGCACAAACTTGTTGCGGCAGTTTTACTTTTCTGAGGAAGAGAGGATATATCATGCATTCGTTGCACTTTGATTAGCTAAAGTCCATAGGTTTCCTCTGTGaagtatcttctttttcttatgtGCCCCTGGGCTTCCATTGTCATTACTCAGGTAATAGAAGCTTGGGTTATCTAGTCCAGTTGCTCTTTGTGGTTTCAGTGCCCTGCTCAAGCAGAAACGTGCTTGTGATTGACAATGTACTTTATGGCTTCTCCAGCTATCTGTGTTATATAATCATGATGCTATTTTCGACAAGTTTGAGTGCTGCATTAGCAGGGATGGACATCACTTCGCAAGTGGATCTTACAGGTTTCTCTTTGAATATAAATACAATCATAATGGCAGCATCATCCTATTTTTGGTTGCATTTTGCCTTGATTGTTGCACTCATGTTTTTCTCTTCCACTTTTATATTGATATCAGCAATATTTTCAAAGTTTTCTCTCATGATGGTGGGCAAGATGATGGAATTACATTGGAAGCTAGCAGAAACCCAAACAGGTGCGTTAAATCAGGCtatgatttatgaaaatatCAAGAACTGATGGAAATTGGAAATCTGCTGTTTAAAATGTTATAGTGTAATTATGATTTTCAGTCATGCCCAATAACCACTCTGACATGCCCATGGACTTAAGATTTTTAtcatattttcttataaaaatcttaagtATAGTAAAATTATTAAACTTGAAGAGTTAGCTAAGAAGAACTTGGGAACTGGGACGTATTCCATGATCATACCTCTTGGTCTAGCAATAAGAGATTATGGATCCAAATCTTAGATAATGCATCCCCAAATACTAGAACTTGTTAAATTATAGTACAAGTTGGTCTTCTTTACTATGTCCGTTTAATACTAATAaaaagatatataaaaaaacaaagagtagaaaaaaatgaagagtaagcaatgccaaagaaaggagaagaggagtGACCCTCTCTTCAAGTGGAAAAGTTTGATATAACTCATCAGCCATACTATGAAACTTTAGGAGAGGGTAATTGAGCACATAGGTGTGATTCAATTTGGTTTCATGCTAGGAAGATCGACTATGGATGCTATTTTTCTCATTCAGAGGTTAATGGAGAAATACAGAGAAAGAGACAAGatcttcatatatttttttatttgatttagaGAGCATATGATAGAGTCCAAGAGAAGTCTTGTGGTGGGTTTTAGAGAAGAAATGaattttctttagttatattGATGTGATTAAAGACATGTACAATGGAACAATTATTAGTGTAAGAACTATCGAACGTAGTACTTGTCAGTTTCCAATCACAATAGATTTACACCAAGGATCTACTCTAAATCCCCTTTTTTTTGCACTAGTTATAGATGAGCTTATTAGGCATATTTAGAACGGTTTCTTTAATGCATGCTATTGCGGATAATATAAGTTTTAGTAGATGGAACTATGATTGGAGTTAATTATAAGTTGGAATTATGAAGGAGTGCATTAGAATGTAAAGATTTCGGTTAAGTAGGACCAAGATAGAATACATGAAATATAGTTTTAGTGAAAATTGAGGATCATGAAGTTCCTAAGAGTGATTATTTTCAAGATTTAGGATCAATTATCCATAAGGACTGGGAGATTGAAGAGGATATTATCCATAGGATTAAAATAGGATGATTCAAATGGAGAAGTGCAACTAGGATATACTGTAAGCATAGGATACTTGGCAAGTTGGAAAAGTTTTATAGGACAACTATACAATTAGTTGGAAAAGTGTTACGGTATAGAATGTTGGAcagttaaaaaataatatgtgCATAGAATGTGTGTGGCCAAAATGAGAATGTTGAGATGGATGAatggtaataaaaaaaaagatagagcaAGAAATGAAGTCATTCATAAAAAGATAGAGATAGTTCCAATTGAGGACAAGTTGAGAGGACTTAGATGGTTTGGACATGTACAACATTGGCTAGGAGATGCACCAATAAGGAGTGATTTCATATATGTAGAGTAAAAGAGAGGTAGAGTTAAAACGAAAATCATATGGGATAAAATAGTATGGAATGACGGAAAGTATGGCCCTAAATAGAGCTGAATAGAGGAAAAAGGATTCATGTAGCCGACCTGAACTTGTTTgggattaaggcttagttgagttgacTAGAGTTGTAATTATGATATACACTTGCACATGTTCCCCACATTGTTTGCTAAACGGACTTCTTTGCAAATTGATGGTTAGTATTATTTGAAGATGAATGTCAATGCAATGCGAGGGACCATCCAAGATCAAACCTAAAACCTATCTCCAGTGCATGGATGAAGGAAAGGAGTACCACTGAACCAAAGTCCTGTTGGCCTTTTATACTTAGTGTTGTTACTACTCTTTGTCATGTCTTCCTCCATGTTTGGTAAAAGACAACTGAAACTCACAATTTGCACATGCATTCTAATTTTTCAACAGGCATCCGAGGTAAATGCAGATGCATGCAGATTAATAAATTGTCCATCTAAACTAAATATTTGAAGGAACTAGAGTGGTTAGTATGCTTTCTGTCATTTACCTACCTTGATTGTTAAACAGCAACTAGATGGAAAAAAGGGCACTAATTTGCAAGTAGCATATGCAGAAAAAGTTATGGAGCACCTTCCCAAATGGTACCAAAATGATGAAGCAATTTTCCAGCAACAAATTCATTACTCTTCACTTGTattgctaagtaggttatgctcTCACTTTGTATTGTGAGATTTTTAATCTCAAATATCAATCCTGCTAGGTAGTGCAATATTGTGTGTGGGCATGTAGAAATTGATACACAAGGATCATCGGTGTTGGTCCACTTGCATATATTCGAAACTGTCAAAAAGGGCATGAGCCACCTTATCTATCAGATACATTGATATGGTTTAGCTAATGTGAGATGGTGTGCAGAACCATAAAAAAGTTGACTTACTAACAGTAACATTCACATCATATCAGGGTATCACATTGTCGAACTGCCACAAGAACTGCAGGATTGCTAGGCAGCTTTGCCTGTGGACTCAACCGAAGAGGTTTTAGATACTCTACTAATATTTTCCATTTCCTTGGGCTGCTTTGAATAACTTTTTTTAACTGCCATGACAGGACATGACAATACAGGTTCTGATGCTAGTGATGAGATCCCTTGCAACTTGAAATCCAAACTGATCCATTTGGCCTGGCATCCTACAACAAGCTTAATTGCCTGTGCTACTAAATGTAGCTTATACATGTACTATGCATAGAtcatttcatttatttatttacttaatGTATGCTGTGACAGTTGGGGGCAAAAAAGCACAGAGATTCAATGTCTAGTTATATCCAACTCTGCCAGCCACCCCACTAACACTCTAACAGTGGCATGGCCAAGGGAAggcaaaggcaaaaaaaaagaggaaaaagataAGGAGGATgagaaaaaagaataagaaaatgCCGCTATGAAGATAAGCAGTTATTTGGAATGAACCTGCTACAATAATTAGATATTATGGTTTCAAGGCGCATATTTTTTAATCCCATCAAGGAGCGGAAGTTATTTCGGAGAAGGGAGAAGGTTTGCTGTATTGGTGGATACTACGCATACCAATATTAAACCGATACTCGGTGCTATTAAACCGATACTCGGTGCTGAAGGTGTATTTAGTGTAGGCACATTGAACTTAGCCTCATACCGGGTATATAGACATTGTTTTAACATACTATCAGTACAAGGTTAGGTTCGGTATCGAGATTGCAAACTTCATTTTAGAGTTGGAGTACTATCAAGTTCATGAATTAATCTACATTATTAAGAGCTAGGAAGACTGAGATGTTAAGATGTGTTGCGGTTCATTGTGAACAAAAAAACAGGAAACAGAATTATTTCCAGTTTTATGTCCTCTAGGTGGTCAATTGCTGGAACTGTTGCATGAACTGTTTGATGAGATAACATTGTGTTGTGGCATCATGAGTCTATGCTCGTGCATGTGTTGAATTCCTCAAAGTTTTATGCTCTTGGTTTAAAGGTAATGATGTACCAGTCTGTCCTAATTGAGTCTTTCAGGTTTTTCCCCTTGAGATTCGTCTGCTCTAAAGGAATTCTCATGTCATTCCCGCTGCGTCACCTTCATGCAAAAACCAGGTTTGACTAAGTGGAACTTGTTTGGAGTCTGGTTAATCACATTGTTGGTTGTTCTGATATCAGGGTGCTATTGAGAAGAACCTTAATTATATTAGAGTTACCCATTCTAGATAAAAAGCTTGGTGGTAAAAGGGTATCGTTGGGAGGGGTTCTCTTGCTTTTTCTTATGATTTTCCAACAAATTCTTGTGAAAAATCTTGTGGTATATCCAACATAGAGAAGATGGATCGTGTATGGTGATGATTTAACATGGAAATTAGCATCTCTTGTTCGGTGGGCTATAAGTACAACTGAGATTGCATTTTCATAATTGACCGCTCACGGTTAGGAACCACTCGGCTATTGCGGTTATGGTACTTTGGAAAGGAGAGTGCGCTGGGAAAGGCATGACCTGCTTGTTTGATAGGCGGACCGGTATGAGAATTGAGGCAATTCTCCTTGGAGTTTCACCTGTGAAAGATCCATTGCAACCCATCGCTTATCCCACACAGGATTAGATCATCCATCATGGTATAAGGTCATCCATCATGATATCTACAGGTGTACCGTTGCCATGAAGTGTAATTACCTATATCAAGAATCATTCCAGATTGAAGCTAGGCTACCGTCTTAAAATCGTTTGCTTCTAATCTTAAAAGCATGGGGAAACCTGGCCCAGGCCCTAGCTACAGAGACGCTGAAGGATTAAACGTACGTTGGAAGGTTATTAGTAGCAATTTCCAACCATTTTGCCGCCTCCGTGCGGTCAACTTAGAGACCTTAATATGAGTGCGTGAATCTGTAAAGAAGTCAAAAGACTATACCTTCGACGGTATGAATGCAGATGCCTGTAAGCTTCTACAGCCTTTCCGGTAGTACATCGGCTCCCTCAAAGTGCAAAATGAGTAACTGAATTTGGGCGTGTTTTTACCATTCCAcacaggaggaagaagaagagagcctgTGAGGAATGCCATTATCTGGTAGAGAGTTGCTTTCTAATAAGCAGCAGATCTATCCAGTCATCAATCACAGAAATGAGAAGACACTCTTGAACCCAAGGAAAGACACTTCCCTCCGATCACCTGGTGGTTCAAACGAACGGTGCTGCTGGACATCTGGCCTATTATGAACTGGATCTAGTTCTATAGGGGAGGCACTCTTGCAGCCCGCCGTTTCGACACCCTCCAGCAGGTCATCGTAGGTGAGCGATCCCCCATTCGAGTCACCTGTAAATTTGCTGGAAAACTCTCTGACCGAAATGTTGCTTGAGCTTCCGGTGATTTTCTTGCAGCTTCCCTTTGTCTCGAGTGAAAAGTTAATTTCTTTAGTGAGCTTTGGAGAGGCATCGGCAGGTTCAGAATCTATCAGAATCACATTCTGCTCGAAATGGTTTGCTTGAGGAGTCCCTTTTCTTGTCAGGATCAGTGGCTGGTGCGAAGAATCCATTGCCTCTGACGTCAAAAGAGTTGGAAAATTTTTAGACTTCTTGCGAATGTGGTCGAATATCATGTCCTCGCTCTGGATTTTGTTCTCAATTTCTCCGGGTTTAGGAGCGAACAACTCTTGCACAGATAAAAACAAGTGGTGAAGTCGTGCCAAAGGAAATGGGAAAGATAAACATGATGAGAAACAATTATTATCTCAGGTTCGCCC encodes the following:
- the LOC103703801 gene encoding serine/threonine protein phosphatase 2A 55 kDa regulatory subunit B beta isoform-like isoform X3; its protein translation is MDYPATVHPRYFYKTEFQSHELEFDYLKSLEIGEKINKLRFCATPNNSLFILSTNDRTIKLWKVSECKVKRVKEMELSPNVSSENALLSGKSFVAGLNESSIQNGYHLEWIDKKPRSVSPAPEEGPNTIFNVGESSVARCRRVYAHAHDYNINSISNNSDGETFISADDLRINLWNMEVSNRCFNIVDLKPLDMEDLIEVITSAEFHPDYCNLLAYSSSRGFIRLVDMRQSALCDQNAKILLDHEARGSRSFFTEIIASISDIKFAKDGRHILSRDYMNLKLWDLHMESSPIAIFKINEYLRPKLSVLYNHDAIFDKFECCISRDGHHFASGSYSNIFKVFSHDGGQDDGITLEASRNPNRVSHCRTATRTAGLLGSFACGLNRRGHDNTGSDASDEIPCNLKSKLIHLAWHPTTSLIACATKCSLYMYYA